From Neobacillus sp. PS2-9, the proteins below share one genomic window:
- a CDS encoding stalk domain-containing protein, whose translation MKEKWRHFTILLAVILPLLSIGTSVIADDGEDHDEEDRQEYYQEEDEDEDDNNEDEWDVPISEKQQIEFWNLWSRQPSNNPNKPLPISEPTEVPVIINQNKIVIYMIPQDGQILIPANEIAKAIGAKAAFYPYSEISVLSKGNIELIVKAGSNAVFENRFKTPMPIQAVAYENTVYLPISVAANAFGYRIKWNNTQKVMELQQIQ comes from the coding sequence GTGAAAGAAAAATGGAGACATTTCACAATTTTACTTGCAGTCATACTACCATTACTTTCAATTGGAACAAGTGTCATAGCAGATGATGGCGAAGACCATGACGAGGAGGATAGACAAGAATATTATCAAGAAGAAGATGAAGATGAGGATGATAATAATGAGGATGAATGGGACGTCCCTATAAGTGAAAAACAACAAATAGAATTTTGGAATTTATGGTCAAGGCAACCAAGCAACAATCCTAATAAACCACTTCCTATTTCAGAGCCTACAGAGGTTCCTGTCATCATCAATCAAAACAAAATAGTAATTTATATGATTCCTCAAGATGGACAGATCCTAATTCCAGCAAATGAAATAGCAAAAGCAATTGGAGCAAAGGCTGCATTCTATCCATATAGTGAGATATCCGTTCTATCTAAAGGAAATATTGAGCTGATTGTTAAAGCAGGATCAAACGCAGTTTTTGAAAATAGGTTCAAAACTCCGATGCCAATTCAAGCTGTAGCCTATGAAAATACAGTTTATCTACCAATTTCCGTTGCTGCAAACGCCTTCGGCTATCGTATTAAATGGAACAATACTCAAAAAGTCATGGAATTACAACAAATTCAATAA
- a CDS encoding mismatch-specific DNA-glycosylase — protein MKPVSDHLKEELSILFVGFNPSIRSSEVGHHYANPNNRFWRILFEAGITPRKFEAEEDADLLEFGYGLTNIVQRPTKAADEITKDEYEEGRKILKRKIEQLKPKLVCFVGKGVYQQYSGCKAVPWGAQKVCVVPGTIDFVAPSSSGLVRMKMDEIVEIYKQLTKLIVK, from the coding sequence ATGAAACCTGTTAGTGACCACTTAAAGGAAGAATTAAGCATCCTGTTTGTAGGTTTTAACCCAAGTATCCGCTCTAGTGAGGTAGGGCACCACTATGCTAATCCAAATAACCGGTTTTGGAGAATTTTATTCGAAGCGGGGATTACCCCACGGAAATTTGAGGCAGAGGAAGATGCAGACCTTTTAGAATTTGGGTACGGGTTAACCAATATTGTCCAACGACCAACGAAAGCAGCGGATGAAATAACGAAGGATGAGTACGAAGAGGGAAGAAAAATATTAAAACGGAAAATCGAACAACTTAAACCAAAACTAGTTTGCTTTGTTGGAAAGGGTGTATACCAGCAGTATAGCGGTTGTAAGGCCGTACCATGGGGCGCTCAAAAGGTGTGTGTCGTACCAGGAACAATTGATTTTGTAGCTCCATCTTCGAGCGGACTAGTTAGAATGAAAATGGATGAAATTGTAGAGATCTATAAACAGTTGACTAAATTAATCGTTAAATAA
- a CDS encoding prenyltransferase/squalene oxidase repeat-containing protein produces the protein MTDISKGIDWIVRQLRQDQSPNGSWNYPFETGISTDAYTIILLRTLSINDEELIQGLVKRIINKQEKNGAWKLFYDEGDGNLSATVEAYYSLLYSGLIDKEDKRLMTAQKFILSKGGLEEVSMFTKIMLAITGQYKWPAYSLLPIEVILLPLNFPINYYSFSIFGRANLTPIMILTDKQFSIKTQYSPDLSHLYLQRNSKNEWSRSQDYRSLYSFIEEGVKSLLGLPEQLHQLALDRAKKYMLDRIEPDGTFYSYYSSTFLMIFALLSLGYKKSDPIITKAIAGIKSMQCEINGKPHMQYTTANVWNTSLISYSLQSAGITVSDAMVQKANQYLLERQQDKFGDWVVHNPRTMPGGWGFSDVNTINPDVDDTTASLRSLSRMVPSEGAAWDRGINWVLSMHNDDGGWPAFERNTNSKLLQFLPIEKAEFLIADPSSADLTGRTLEFFGNYTTLSNNHTSIKQGVNWLLRNQGKDGSWYGRWGICYIYGTWAAVTGLLSAGVPSNHSSIVRGVTWLHEIQNTDGGWGESCHSDSKKTYIPLNASTLTHTSWALDALISASKKPTSDIKRGINYLLESLEKEDWTTSYPKGQGMAGGLYIHYHSYRYIFPLLALSHYHKKFGT, from the coding sequence ATGACTGATATAAGTAAGGGCATAGACTGGATTGTTAGACAGCTTAGACAAGATCAATCTCCCAATGGCTCATGGAATTACCCTTTTGAGACAGGTATTTCAACTGATGCTTATACCATCATTTTATTACGGACACTGTCAATAAATGATGAAGAATTAATTCAGGGTTTGGTTAAGAGAATTATTAACAAACAAGAAAAAAATGGAGCCTGGAAACTTTTTTATGATGAAGGTGACGGGAACCTATCAGCAACGGTTGAAGCCTACTATTCTTTGTTATATTCGGGACTGATTGATAAAGAGGACAAACGGCTAATGACAGCCCAAAAATTCATATTATCTAAAGGCGGTTTAGAAGAAGTTAGTATGTTCACAAAAATAATGCTCGCAATAACGGGACAATACAAGTGGCCTGCCTATTCTCTACTCCCCATTGAAGTAATCCTATTACCCTTAAACTTTCCTATTAATTATTATTCCTTTTCAATTTTCGGAAGGGCTAACCTTACTCCAATCATGATATTAACAGATAAGCAGTTTTCAATAAAAACGCAGTACAGTCCCGACCTATCTCATTTATATTTACAACGAAATAGTAAAAACGAATGGAGCCGCTCACAAGACTATCGTTCTTTATACTCGTTTATTGAGGAAGGTGTGAAAAGTTTACTCGGCTTACCCGAACAGCTTCACCAATTGGCCCTTGATCGAGCGAAAAAGTATATGCTTGACCGAATTGAGCCTGACGGCACCTTTTATAGCTATTACAGCAGTACTTTTTTAATGATTTTTGCTCTATTGTCTCTTGGATACAAAAAGAGCGACCCAATTATTACAAAGGCAATAGCCGGAATTAAGTCGATGCAATGCGAAATTAATGGAAAGCCACATATGCAATATACAACTGCCAATGTGTGGAACACTTCTTTGATAAGCTATAGCTTACAATCAGCGGGGATTACCGTAAGCGACGCGATGGTTCAAAAGGCCAATCAATATCTTCTTGAACGACAGCAAGATAAATTCGGAGATTGGGTGGTCCATAACCCTAGAACCATGCCAGGGGGCTGGGGTTTTTCCGATGTAAATACAATTAATCCTGATGTCGATGATACAACAGCTTCTTTACGATCACTATCTAGAATGGTACCATCCGAAGGAGCGGCCTGGGACCGAGGAATTAATTGGGTCTTGTCCATGCATAATGATGATGGAGGCTGGCCAGCCTTTGAAAGGAACACCAATTCTAAACTACTACAGTTTCTTCCGATAGAGAAAGCAGAGTTTTTGATTGCTGATCCTTCAAGTGCCGATCTCACGGGCCGAACACTTGAATTTTTCGGAAATTATACAACCCTTTCCAACAACCACACTTCTATCAAACAAGGAGTTAACTGGCTGCTACGAAATCAGGGAAAGGATGGCTCTTGGTATGGTAGATGGGGGATTTGTTACATTTACGGAACGTGGGCAGCAGTTACGGGGTTATTATCCGCAGGGGTTCCTTCCAATCATTCTTCTATTGTAAGAGGTGTCACTTGGTTACATGAGATTCAAAATACGGATGGGGGTTGGGGAGAATCATGCCATAGTGATAGTAAGAAGACGTATATCCCATTAAATGCAAGCACATTAACACATACTTCCTGGGCACTAGACGCGTTAATTTCTGCCTCGAAAAAACCAACATCTGATATAAAAAGAGGGATCAACTATTTACTTGAATCACTCGAAAAAGAAGATTGGACTACTTCTTATCCAAAAGGACAAGGAATGGCGGGGGGGTTATATATTCACTACCATAGTTATCGCTATATTTTCCCACTCTTAGCCCTGTCACACTATCATAAAAAATTTGGCACCTAA
- a CDS encoding DUF2515 family protein, with the protein MYILFTRNREKTVIEGITQELKKKKHLPHSTYKLIKSDQALLEKIRTKTQEMNVNNLTRTKAYLDFYLKYPEIHWAFLGHMVSRNGGWNMTDLQGEFLPRLMQKRERDVFFNFLERGNWLIFQDAYPQFLLYEEGLKQNKPLFYLFSYLNISIFMETIWNNFWRTKETSTLTIAMVINEQSYLEKRVVQNPYYQKSVLNKLEFLLQDWLSFNHILFPYGKRNLLGQTLHQFESLNERILLGKKLYTLLFRNEQTLKQSVEWAKNHPHTGSRKDYWPHIFNNVNEGIPGFAYQLRLKSCQLKSKARKIYSPSLENSWKNVNHDEAEKGDWFTDWRVVNYLTEKDEMINGEIKDEYCKTLERLELAALAKKAIHFLE; encoded by the coding sequence ATGTATATTTTATTTACAAGAAATCGAGAGAAAACGGTGATAGAAGGCATAACCCAAGAATTAAAAAAGAAAAAGCATCTTCCGCACTCTACGTATAAGCTAATAAAAAGCGATCAAGCCCTTTTAGAAAAAATTAGAACCAAGACACAAGAAATGAATGTCAACAATTTGACTAGAACAAAGGCCTATCTTGACTTTTACCTTAAATATCCTGAAATACATTGGGCGTTCCTTGGTCACATGGTCTCCCGTAATGGTGGATGGAATATGACTGACCTACAAGGGGAATTTCTACCTCGGTTGATGCAAAAAAGAGAAAGAGATGTGTTTTTTAATTTTCTAGAAAGGGGGAATTGGCTTATTTTTCAAGACGCTTATCCGCAATTTTTGCTTTACGAGGAAGGTTTGAAACAAAATAAGCCATTGTTTTATTTATTTTCTTATTTGAATATCTCCATCTTCATGGAAACGATTTGGAATAATTTTTGGAGAACAAAAGAAACCTCGACACTTACTATTGCTATGGTAATAAATGAACAAAGCTATCTAGAAAAAAGAGTAGTTCAAAACCCATACTATCAGAAAAGTGTTTTAAATAAACTTGAATTTTTATTACAGGACTGGCTTTCCTTTAACCACATTCTCTTTCCATATGGAAAAAGAAATTTATTGGGACAGACCCTTCATCAGTTCGAATCACTGAATGAGCGGATTTTACTTGGAAAAAAGTTATATACTTTACTTTTTAGAAATGAACAAACTTTGAAACAGTCAGTTGAATGGGCGAAAAATCATCCGCATACAGGCTCAAGAAAAGATTATTGGCCTCATATCTTTAATAATGTAAATGAGGGCATACCTGGATTTGCCTATCAACTTCGCTTAAAATCCTGCCAACTCAAATCGAAGGCGAGGAAAATTTATAGCCCTTCTTTAGAAAATTCGTGGAAAAATGTAAATCATGATGAAGCGGAAAAGGGTGATTGGTTTACTGATTGGCGAGTGGTAAATTATTTAACGGAAAAAGATGAAATGATTAACGGGGAGATTAAAGATGAATACTGTAAAACACTTGAACGGCTCGAGCTTGCAGCTCTTGCCAAAAAAGCGATTCACTTTTTGGAGTAA
- a CDS encoding CBO0543 family protein — translation MNTVKHLNGSSLQLLPKKRFTFWSKQYFACIVFASLLGSYMDLYFVGKQLYKFPIRPFPEIFPINIVFTLVGLPILVIIFLRSISRVNKWGRAGIILFVSLLMSVFEKLAEVLGLFVHSARWEHIYTFFGYLFFLTVISFYHDWIEKTKD, via the coding sequence ATGAATACTGTAAAACACTTGAACGGCTCGAGCTTGCAGCTCTTGCCAAAAAAGCGATTCACTTTTTGGAGTAAGCAATATTTTGCATGCATAGTGTTTGCTTCTTTGCTTGGATCCTACATGGATTTATATTTTGTTGGAAAGCAGTTGTATAAATTCCCAATAAGACCATTCCCAGAAATTTTTCCAATCAATATTGTATTTACATTAGTTGGTTTGCCTATCCTTGTTATTATTTTTTTACGATCTATTTCACGGGTAAATAAATGGGGGAGAGCAGGAATCATTCTTTTTGTAAGTTTGTTGATGTCTGTATTTGAAAAATTAGCAGAAGTATTAGGTTTATTCGTCCATTCAGCAAGGTGGGAACACATTTACACATTTTTTGGTTATTTGTTTTTCTTAACTGTAATTTCTTTTTATCATGATTGGATAGAAAAAACTAAAGATTAA
- a CDS encoding peptidylprolyl isomerase, translated as MAKKGYILMENGEKIEFDLFPNEAPGTVANFEKLANEGFYNDVVFHRVIPGFVSQGGDPTGTGMGGPGYTINCETEGNPHKHVPGSLSMAHAGRNTGGSQFFIVHESQPHLNGVHTVFGQVTTGLETAKAMRNGDKMVEVKVYDEE; from the coding sequence ATGGCTAAAAAAGGATACATATTGATGGAAAACGGAGAAAAGATTGAATTTGATTTATTCCCGAACGAAGCTCCTGGCACAGTAGCTAACTTTGAAAAATTAGCAAACGAAGGCTTTTACAATGATGTAGTCTTTCACCGAGTTATTCCTGGTTTTGTAAGTCAGGGAGGAGACCCAACTGGTACTGGTATGGGTGGTCCTGGATACACAATCAACTGTGAAACAGAAGGAAATCCACACAAGCATGTTCCTGGCTCTTTATCAATGGCTCATGCAGGTAGAAATACAGGTGGTAGCCAATTCTTCATCGTTCATGAATCTCAGCCGCATTTAAATGGTGTTCATACAGTATTTGGTCAAGTGACAACAGGTCTTGAAACAGCAAAGGCAATGAGAAATGGCGATAAAATGGTAGAAGTTAAGGTATATGACGAAGAATAA
- a CDS encoding divergent polysaccharide deacetylase family protein, translating to MKNFALVLIPAIFLTFHSNARAENKEPLKQFKASIIIDDFGGGTGGVRDFLEGEIPITAAVMPFTENSKLHAEWAHKNGFEVMIHLPMEPKRGKRSWLGPKPITVDLSPKEVRKRVIEAAKSVPYAVGLNNHMGSLAVENEEIVRAIVEVAKERKLYIIDSGTSPKSKFPEIAKELGVPLLKRDVFLDDISSSSYVHKQMIRLARVTEIQGKGIAIGHVGVTGKVCSVGVFNSVEEFKKRNIKIVPVSELFSGKLTEQYFLP from the coding sequence ATGAAAAATTTTGCTCTAGTTCTTATCCCAGCCATATTTCTTACGTTTCACTCAAATGCCCGAGCAGAAAATAAAGAACCACTGAAACAATTCAAGGCGTCAATTATTATTGACGATTTTGGCGGAGGTACGGGTGGTGTACGGGATTTCTTAGAAGGAGAGATTCCAATAACCGCAGCAGTCATGCCTTTCACTGAAAACTCAAAGCTACATGCCGAATGGGCTCATAAAAATGGTTTTGAAGTGATGATTCATTTACCTATGGAACCGAAAAGAGGAAAAAGGTCTTGGCTTGGTCCCAAGCCGATTACGGTCGATCTTTCACCTAAAGAGGTACGGAAGAGGGTAATAGAGGCGGCTAAGAGTGTACCGTATGCAGTAGGTCTTAATAATCATATGGGCTCGCTCGCCGTTGAAAATGAAGAAATCGTCCGTGCAATTGTTGAAGTAGCAAAAGAAAGAAAACTGTATATAATTGATAGCGGTACAAGCCCGAAATCGAAATTTCCAGAGATTGCAAAGGAACTTGGTGTACCACTTCTAAAAAGAGATGTATTTTTAGATGATATTTCTTCATCTTCATATGTGCATAAACAAATGATCCGGTTGGCTAGGGTTACCGAAATCCAAGGTAAAGGCATTGCCATTGGTCACGTTGGGGTAACGGGGAAGGTATGTTCTGTTGGTGTTTTCAATTCTGTTGAGGAATTTAAAAAACGAAATATAAAAATAGTCCCTGTCTCTGAGTTGTTTTCTGGTAAATTAACTGAACAGTATTTTCTACCATGA
- a CDS encoding exodeoxyribonuclease III: MKLVSWNVNGLRACVKKGFLDYFQEVDADIFCVQETKLQEGQIDLGLEGYHQYWNYAIKKGYSGTAVFTKMKPLTVRYGVGSDEGEGEGRILTLEFDNFFLVNVYTPNSQRDLARISYRLDWEDRIFQHLKELNEVKPVILCGDLNVAHQEIDLRNPKSNIGNSGFTDEERGKMTALLQAGFVDSYRHFYPDQEGAYTWWSYMNKVRERNIGWRIDYFIVSDTLRERLRLADIHSDIMGSDHCPVVLEIHE; encoded by the coding sequence ATGAAATTAGTTTCATGGAACGTGAACGGGTTAAGAGCCTGTGTAAAAAAGGGATTTTTGGACTATTTTCAGGAAGTAGATGCAGATATCTTCTGTGTACAGGAAACAAAACTACAGGAAGGTCAAATTGACCTTGGGTTAGAGGGATACCATCAGTACTGGAATTATGCGATAAAAAAAGGATATTCAGGTACTGCGGTGTTTACTAAAATGAAACCCTTGACTGTAAGATACGGGGTAGGTTCTGATGAAGGTGAAGGGGAAGGAAGGATACTTACATTGGAGTTTGATAACTTCTTCTTGGTAAATGTATATACACCAAACTCGCAAAGAGATCTTGCGAGAATCTCCTATCGTTTAGATTGGGAGGACCGCATTTTTCAACATTTGAAGGAATTGAACGAAGTAAAGCCAGTTATTTTATGTGGGGATTTGAATGTTGCTCATCAAGAAATTGACTTGCGCAATCCAAAATCTAACATTGGTAACTCTGGATTTACAGATGAAGAACGGGGGAAAATGACTGCATTACTTCAAGCTGGTTTTGTAGATAGCTACCGCCATTTTTATCCCGACCAAGAGGGGGCTTATACATGGTGGTCATACATGAATAAAGTCCGTGAAAGGAATATAGGATGGAGAATCGATTACTTTATCGTATCTGACACATTGCGAGAGAGATTAAGGCTGGCTGATATTCATTCAGATATTATGGGAAGCGACCATTGTCCCGTAGTATTAGAAATTCATGAATAA
- a CDS encoding methyltransferase domain-containing protein — protein MDTKRDVQQQFGKSADAYVSSPIHKEGKDLQKLLQMVTCTGEEELLDVATGGGHTANAFASIVKNITAVDLTPKMLVAAENFTKGNGHQNVRFLQADAENLPFSNEAFDIVTCRIAPHHFPNVNQFIEEVYRVLKPNGQFLLDDNVVPEEDLFDHFYNAIEKRRDYSHFRAWKKSEWLRMLELAGFEIYEWHRFEKTFRFDPWCNRMNLSQDEKDKLSEYIQGSDPKVKDKFRIVIEENQVVSFQGEAIVLKAIKR, from the coding sequence ATGGATACTAAAAGAGATGTGCAACAGCAGTTTGGCAAAAGTGCCGACGCTTATGTAAGCAGCCCAATTCACAAAGAGGGCAAAGACCTGCAAAAACTATTGCAAATGGTGACCTGCACAGGAGAAGAAGAATTACTTGATGTGGCAACAGGTGGTGGACACACAGCAAATGCCTTTGCTTCGATAGTAAAAAATATTACAGCAGTTGATCTGACACCAAAGATGCTTGTTGCTGCAGAAAATTTTACAAAGGGAAATGGACATCAAAATGTTCGGTTCTTACAAGCGGATGCGGAGAACCTTCCATTTTCAAATGAAGCATTTGATATTGTAACCTGTCGGATAGCACCGCACCATTTTCCAAATGTAAATCAGTTTATTGAAGAAGTGTATCGTGTACTTAAACCAAATGGACAATTTTTACTCGATGATAATGTCGTTCCGGAAGAGGATCTCTTTGATCATTTCTATAATGCTATTGAAAAAAGAAGAGATTACAGCCATTTCAGAGCTTGGAAGAAAAGCGAATGGCTTCGTATGCTTGAATTAGCGGGTTTTGAAATATATGAATGGCATCGGTTTGAAAAAACATTTCGGTTTGACCCTTGGTGCAATCGTATGAATTTATCACAAGATGAAAAAGATAAACTATCTGAATACATTCAAGGGTCAGATCCGAAAGTAAAAGATAAATTTCGAATTGTTATTGAAGAAAATCAAGTTGTTTCTTTTCAAGGGGAAGCAATCGTTTTAAAAGCAATTAAAAGATAA
- the mutM gene encoding DNA-formamidopyrimidine glycosylase produces the protein MPELPEMETYKILLNQKIVGQVISDIQINREKSVNLNPELFKRTVLHQKVTNVQRRGKHLLFHLQNGHVMLLHLMLGGWMFYGLESEKPKRTIQVQISFGENHLYFIGLRLGYLHLYSHQEAEEKLTDLGPEPLTNDFTLNHFLEMIRHKHGRLKTTLLDQEFIAGIGNCYSAEICFHAGILPMKDIDQIEESKRNMLYHSMKAVLHDGIKYGGYMENPLFKGDTLTGGINGRCQVYDREGKNCNRCGAIIINEMVSSRKTFYCPNCQT, from the coding sequence ATGCCAGAGCTTCCAGAGATGGAAACGTATAAGATCCTTTTAAATCAAAAAATAGTTGGTCAAGTAATTTCAGATATTCAAATTAATAGAGAAAAATCCGTTAACCTTAATCCAGAGCTTTTTAAAAGAACAGTTCTTCATCAAAAAGTAACTAATGTTCAAAGGAGAGGAAAGCACCTACTTTTCCATCTCCAAAATGGTCATGTGATGCTGTTGCATTTAATGTTAGGGGGATGGATGTTCTACGGACTTGAGTCGGAAAAACCAAAACGAACCATCCAAGTCCAAATCTCTTTTGGAGAAAATCATCTTTACTTTATCGGTCTTCGACTGGGATATCTTCACCTATATAGTCATCAAGAAGCGGAGGAGAAACTCACCGATTTAGGACCTGAACCATTGACTAATGATTTCACTTTAAATCATTTTCTAGAAATGATTCGTCATAAGCATGGACGATTAAAGACCACTTTACTTGATCAAGAGTTTATTGCTGGGATCGGTAATTGCTATTCAGCAGAAATTTGTTTCCATGCTGGAATTTTGCCTATGAAAGACATTGATCAAATTGAGGAATCAAAAAGGAACATGCTATATCATTCAATGAAGGCAGTCCTTCATGACGGAATAAAGTACGGTGGTTATATGGAAAATCCTTTATTTAAGGGCGATACCTTAACGGGGGGAATAAATGGTAGATGTCAAGTTTATGACAGGGAAGGCAAAAACTGCAATCGTTGCGGGGCCATTATCATAAATGAAATGGTTTCTTCTAGAAAGACATTTTACTGTCCTAATTGTCAAACGTAA
- a CDS encoding helix-turn-helix transcriptional regulator has translation MIKLTKRQDEILQIVKQNGPITGKEIAEKLSLTRAALRPDLAILTMSGNLDARPRVGYYFNDNFEVKQQAKKFIHQKVNDYKAHPIVVEKSTSVYDAIVQLFLEDVGTLYAVDSEGLLAGVISRKDLLRASLGNKNLNDLPVSVIMTRMPNIITIEPEETLLEAAKKMIHNHIDSLPVVKVEDQLKNTYLLVGRITKTTITRAYLEIMEEKTD, from the coding sequence ATGATTAAACTAACTAAACGACAGGATGAAATCCTACAGATTGTGAAACAAAATGGACCAATTACAGGAAAAGAAATTGCAGAAAAGCTTTCGTTAACACGGGCAGCTTTAAGACCAGATCTTGCCATCTTAACAATGTCAGGAAACTTGGATGCCAGACCGCGAGTGGGGTATTACTTTAATGACAATTTTGAAGTAAAACAGCAGGCAAAAAAGTTTATTCACCAAAAAGTAAATGATTATAAGGCGCATCCAATTGTAGTCGAAAAATCAACCTCCGTTTACGATGCTATTGTTCAGTTGTTTTTAGAAGATGTAGGTACACTTTATGCAGTTGATTCTGAAGGGCTTCTAGCGGGAGTGATATCAAGGAAAGATTTATTAAGAGCTTCACTTGGCAATAAGAATCTAAATGACTTACCAGTAAGTGTCATTATGACTAGAATGCCTAATATCATCACCATCGAACCAGAGGAAACACTGTTAGAAGCCGCCAAAAAAATGATTCACAATCACATTGATTCTCTACCAGTAGTGAAGGTAGAAGACCAACTGAAAAATACATATTTGCTTGTGGGAAGAATCACAAAAACCACGATTACAAGGGCATATCTAGAAATTATGGAAGAAAAAACAGACTAA
- a CDS encoding pyruvate, water dikinase regulatory protein — MVQKEVVYVVSDSVGETAEFVVKAVATQFNGGHVDIRRSSYVEDFEDIEDVLLLAKRGNSIIAYTIVVPTLKLYLDSRALEEGILAVDLLGPLMNAFVTRFNKQPHHQPGLMRKLDEEYFRKIEAIEFAVKYDDGRDPRGITKADIVLVGVSRTSKTPLSMYLAHQRFKVANVPLVPEVQPPDELFQIPRKNCIGLIISPNKLNEIRTERLKALGLASQANYASFERILEELDHAEKIMKRVGCPVIDVSNKAVEETAGLILEVLKKERSF, encoded by the coding sequence TTGGTACAGAAAGAAGTGGTTTATGTAGTTTCTGACTCAGTGGGGGAAACAGCTGAGTTTGTAGTAAAAGCAGTCGCAACACAATTTAATGGAGGTCATGTGGACATTCGCAGAAGTTCATATGTAGAGGACTTTGAAGATATTGAAGATGTCCTTTTACTAGCGAAAAGAGGCAACTCCATCATTGCATATACGATTGTTGTTCCTACTTTAAAACTATATTTAGATAGCAGAGCCTTAGAAGAGGGTATATTAGCAGTAGATTTGCTTGGTCCATTAATGAATGCGTTCGTAACTAGATTTAATAAGCAACCGCATCATCAACCAGGTTTGATGAGAAAGCTGGATGAAGAATATTTCCGAAAAATTGAAGCTATTGAGTTCGCTGTGAAATATGACGATGGGCGTGACCCAAGAGGAATTACAAAGGCTGATATTGTTTTAGTCGGTGTATCTCGAACATCAAAAACACCATTATCTATGTACCTAGCACATCAGCGCTTTAAAGTGGCCAATGTTCCATTAGTCCCGGAAGTGCAGCCACCAGATGAATTATTTCAAATCCCTAGAAAAAATTGTATTGGATTAATCATTTCACCAAATAAATTAAACGAAATTCGGACAGAACGTCTGAAGGCTTTAGGGTTAGCTTCACAAGCAAATTACGCAAGCTTTGAGAGAATATTAGAGGAACTCGACCATGCTGAAAAAATTATGAAACGTGTAGGCTGTCCCGTTATTGATGTATCTAATAAGGCTGTGGAAGAAACGGCAGGCTTAATATTAGAAGTGTTAAAAAAAGAGAGGAGCTTTTAA